The sequence gtacgttgctcTATAAGCCCagccgcgacccggtctgaagctccgtgaccgcgggactagTGGACtctatcgccgctggagtcccgcgatcggtccccggagctgaagaacggggagagccgtgtgtaaacacggcttccccgttcttcactgtggcggcagcatcgatcgtgtcatccctttttataggtgacacaatcaatgacgtcacacctacagccacaccccctacagttgtaaacacacttcaggtcacacataaccccatcagcaccccctgtggttaactcccaaactgcaactgtcattttcacaataaacaatgcaatttaaatgcattttttgctgtgaaaatgacaatggtcccaaaaatgtgtcaaaattgtccgaagtgtccgccataatgttgcagtcacgaaaaaaaattgctgatcaccgccattagtagtaaaaaaaaaataattaataaaaatgcaataaaactatcccctattttgtaaacgctataaatttggcgcaaaccaaccgataaatgcttattgcgattttttttttttttaccaaaaataggtagacgaatacgtatcggcctaaactgagtaaaaaaaatgtttttaatatatttttgggggatatttattatagcaaaaagtaaaaaatattgcatttttttcaaaattgtcgctctatttttgtttatagcgcaaaaaaaaacgcagaggtgatcaaataccaccaaaagaaagctctatttgtgggaaaaaaaggacgtgcaattgtcagttaaagcgacgcagtgccgaatcgcaaaaaggggcaaggttcttttagctgcattttggtccgggtcttaagtggttaagagataaAACGTGGGCAATGTTTATGTATTGCAGATGATGtactgtatgttttttgttttttattttgccctGACATAAATTTAAATATCCTTCTTTTCAATAGGCCATTTTCTTGATAAAATTGTTATAATAACTTCTAAATGCATGAAACATTCTGCTGTTTCAGAATGAAGATGACAATGAACATCTCATTGAACAAAGACCTGATAACGCATCACAATTAGTAAAACAAGAGATCGAAGGTGACCGTATACCAAGCAACGATGGTAGCATTTCTCAACTTGACCCTAAAATAAATGCTAAGCTCATACTGGATACTGTGTCTGAGGGTGAAGAAGTTGATCCCGAAGATGAGGAGGCCAAACGATATATTtcagagaagatagaagaagcaaACAAGAAATTAGAAATGGAAACCATTGATGAAAATCGCCAGAGGAAGCTTAAATTTAAGGACAATTTGGTTGATCTGGAAGTTCCACCATTAGATTTTCCAGACAACGATGGAACTGAAAGTCTCACTGAAGACGATGTAGTAGGTGGTATAACACAATTGCATCTTAATGATACCCCAGCCAAAGAAGAGTTGAATGCTGAAGAAAATGAAAACATTGAAGAAGGAGCAAAAGATGGGAAAATTTTGATTGAGAAAGATGGAAAGTTTGAACTGGTCAGTTTAAAGGACATTGAGAACCAGTGTTCTCTACCACCTATCGGTAACATTAAGGAGCTGTCAAAATCTCCATCGCCATCTATGCAGTCAACTAGATTTGGTGCATTGCAAAATGGAGACGATTTAGATCACAAGAAAAAAGTCGCTAATGAAAATAACTTTGTCCCTCAACCTCCTGGTGGGCCTAAAGTCCGACCTAGCTCTGCTAGTCATTCATTGAAATCTCTACACAGAGTGAAGCCATCGCGTAGAGCCCAGTCTGCAATTTTATCCACCAGAAACACAACATTCAGCCTTTCCTCAGAGCAAAAGGAGCTACAGAAGAGGATTCAAGAGAGGCAAGAGAGACTTAGGAGAGAGGTAAAATAAGCAATTATATAACAATACATTTTCAAGTAGAATTAAAGTCGCAGGCTAAAAAATTGTGAATTTAGATGTGCAAAACTATGTGCCTTATGCCTTACTCATTCGGGTTCCCGGCTGCTGTGCAGGTAGGTTGAGCAACAGGACCTAGACTTCTTTATAACGTCTTTGCTTAATCTCTGTAGAATATACAGCTCGGAGGCTATAGGCTTTCCACACCTTCTTCTTAGTATATCAATATACCCCTACTGTTTCAACCAGGACAAATCATATCACTCAATGAAACTATGTGATTTCTGCCAGTCCCACCCTGTGTTTCGAACACgcatgctggaaaatcagcaTCTGATCAGCActcacagccaatggctgcgaggGCCGATCACTGTGTTCTGGCGGGGTGGTACCTCGGTCAGAACACAGCAGCTCCATGGGGAGATCACCGCACTAACATTGGATGTGTTACTACAGTGctctgtatgtgtttttttttttcttcatgaagCCCATTGGgttcaatggggaaaaaaaatacttcctGTGTGTTCTCGCCATTATATGATGACTATTTGAGTTGCATAAACTATAGGCTTCTTGCTGTAGATCTAAAACATAATACCgttaattgtgtaaaaaaaaattatcgatcCACCTGCTGACTGGATAGAAGAGTACATAATCTTAATGAACAGTATTTTATttatctgaataaaaaaaatcaactgcgtatatgtatgcgtgtgtgtgtatatgtgtgtgtatatatatgtatatgtgtatgtatgtgtatgtgtgtgtatgtatgtatgtatgtatatgtatatatatatatatatatatatatatatatatatatatatatatatacacacactgtaagaTGGATATTGAAAAGCCCTATGTTAAAAATAATTTATGCTTGTACTTCAACTATGCGAGGATGTTTTATGTACAATGTACAGCGACTTTATCTTGGGAGAACAGTAGTGACTAGCTGCAAAAATCCAAATGGGtaaatttattattttacttctaTTGGCAAGCCAGATGTGTctgcaaagataaaaaaaaaaaatgttttcgaccATATTGGCATTGACCAAACAAAGTGGAACTAGTGCCACAGCATTGTTTAGTAGGCTTTGGTTTTATTACGTGGGAAAGGATTTGACCCTTTGTCTTTCTCATGTTTATGTTCTTCTATATACTTGGGGAATGTCCCCCTTATTTCCTGTCCTGGTAACAGGTTGTGGAAGGAAATATGCCCAACCAACAGATCAAATCTTCCTCTTTTTATTCAAAACTATAAAATCTATTTTTGCTTGAGCTTATTCACACGACCCATTCAAGGCTGTACATAGCCCAGGTCAGTGTATTTCTGTGCCAGGTACAGCCAGGAACATCTTTTCAGCTGCGGCAGCTCAGCTCAGTGACAGGTtcagatagccagattcagagagacgggcgcatctttagttaggcgtagcacatctcatatgcgctacgccgacgtaacattgagaggcaagtactgtattcacaaagcactttctcccatatgtacgccggcgtaacgtaaatgggccggcgtaagccagcgtaattcaaagtagcaaggcagtgggcgtgttgtattataattaaccgtaaccccatgtgaatgcatggccgaacgaacggcgcatgcaaatactccctaggatacgacggctcaatgcgtacaacgtgaacctaacttacgcccagccccattcacgtacgacttacgtaaacgatgtaaaatccgatggcacttccgacgtccataccctaaaggacttagaccagctttttggtggtttaactttacgccggaaaaacgccttacgtaaacgacgtagattacagcaatgggcgcaagtacgttcgtgaatcggcgtatctagctcatttacatattcaacgtgtaaatcaacggaagcgccccttgcggccagcgtaaatatgcacccaggatacgacggcgtaggagacttgcgtcggtcgtatcttggcaaaattcaggcgtatctcattttaagaatgagcgcatagatacgacggcgcacattcggacttacaacggcgtatctactgaatctggctaagaggcttcacacattggggttgatttactaaaacaggaatgtgcaaaatctggtgcagctttgcatggtagccaatcggcttctaacttccgcttgttcaattaagctttgacaaaaataaaaataaaaatttgtttctATAGTAGAACTACACCAGATTTTGATTGAGTGATTGCCTGTGTTTAGCGGCAGATGAGCAAACAGACCCATTCATCTGTCCCTGGCCCCAATTACATGTAAACAGTTGGGGACAGTGTCAGCATGTAGCTGATATGTACAGGCTTCCTGTCCACAGATCACCTGGCCACCCCTGCTGCATAAATATGCTGTCCTGGGCAATGTATGACTATACACAGCCATATCAATGGACCCTAAAAAGTCACCTATCCATGCTGTTAATTtagttttgcatttttatttatat comes from Rana temporaria chromosome 2, aRanTem1.1, whole genome shotgun sequence and encodes:
- the CCDC181 gene encoding coiled-coil domain-containing protein 181, with protein sequence MSKKEESDSEGGPEYEDDFEKDLDWLIDEEEKQRAASQNEDDNEHLIEQRPDNASQLVKQEIEGDRIPSNDGSISQLDPKINAKLILDTVSEGEEVDPEDEEAKRYISEKIEEANKKLEMETIDENRQRKLKFKDNLVDLEVPPLDFPDNDGTESLTEDDVVGGITQLHLNDTPAKEELNAEENENIEEGAKDGKILIEKDGKFELVSLKDIENQCSLPPIGNIKELSKSPSPSMQSTRFGALQNGDDLDHKKKVANENNFVPQPPGGPKVRPSSASHSLKSLHRVKPSRRAQSAILSTRNTTFSLSSEQKELQKRIQERQERLRREEEDRKKVAEEMKRRENEMAFKFWLQKKNEQLMQEKRILHAKELEKSSISGPREVRVGTAQDEHLLDQEVTDKDKEGSDEAFGTWLRRKHRDQLKEKKMEELRQQETAAFLEESKDREGATYAQWVKQKRIQKRVEQQAAKERSRRLLLEARRSKQIHNLLYNISDSRSSRYIDPYS